The following coding sequences are from one Leptolyngbya sp. NIES-3755 window:
- a CDS encoding O-succinylbenzoic acid--CoA ligase (similar to AA sequence:cyanobase_aa:LBDG_47050), which produces MEQPLSRLAEFGFADSKKLAELAELRYRELLEFEKPNVILCDRDPVQFLAGFVAACSVPCHVFLCNPDWGESEWQQVFELVEPDLVWGLSEKLLKASCSLRSPALEWNSGLTEQSPLKGTENRTKQTLQSVSNRLRTVSPEFYSGADSQRSEQIPHRLIMIPTGGTSGKVRFAMHTWETLSASVQGFRQYFELDQINSFCVLPLYHVSGLMQFMRSFLTNGKFVTQSWKTLDTEFNPQNFFISLVPTQLQQLMNHADWLAKFKTILLGGAPAWSDLLEEARSRNLPIAPTYGMTETASQIATLKPADFLNGIQGCGRVLPHAEIKIIDQKLSIQAKSLMLGYYPNLLTEPKFDPDDLGYFDDRQFLHLIGRDSNKIISGGENIFPSEVEAALRSTNLIQDVHVLGIPDPIWGQAVTAIFVPCQEIMIDEIKIELRSRLAAFKHPKHWIKVEQIPRTAQGKIQLDRIQEIIKLFQHL; this is translated from the coding sequence ATGGAACAGCCTTTAAGTCGATTAGCAGAATTCGGTTTTGCAGATAGCAAGAAGTTAGCGGAATTGGCTGAACTGCGGTATCGGGAGTTATTGGAGTTTGAAAAGCCGAATGTGATTTTGTGCGATCGCGATCCGGTTCAGTTTCTAGCTGGATTTGTTGCGGCTTGTTCTGTTCCATGTCATGTATTTCTGTGTAATCCCGATTGGGGTGAATCTGAGTGGCAACAGGTTTTTGAATTAGTAGAACCCGATTTAGTTTGGGGATTATCTGAGAAGTTGTTGAAAGCGTCTTGTTCATTGCGCTCACCCGCCCTGGAATGGAATTCTGGGCTAACAGAACAAAGTCCACTGAAGGGGACTGAAAACCGAACAAAACAAACTCTTCAGTCTGTTTCTAACAGACTTCGCACCGTTAGCCCCGAATTCTATTCCGGGGCGGATTCGCAACGAAGCGAACAAATTCCTCATCGTCTAATCATGATTCCAACGGGCGGCACTTCAGGAAAAGTCCGATTTGCAATGCACACTTGGGAAACGCTGAGCGCATCGGTGCAAGGATTCCGCCAGTACTTTGAACTTGATCAAATTAATTCCTTCTGCGTTCTTCCGCTCTATCACGTCAGCGGATTGATGCAATTTATGCGATCGTTCCTCACAAACGGCAAATTCGTCACTCAATCCTGGAAAACCCTAGATACCGAATTCAATCCCCAAAACTTTTTCATCTCCCTCGTTCCAACCCAACTGCAACAACTCATGAATCATGCAGATTGGTTGGCGAAATTCAAAACGATTCTCCTTGGAGGTGCACCCGCGTGGTCAGATTTGCTCGAAGAAGCTCGATCGAGAAATTTACCGATCGCACCCACTTACGGCATGACCGAAACTGCTTCTCAGATTGCGACCCTCAAACCTGCGGATTTTCTCAATGGAATTCAAGGCTGTGGGCGAGTTTTACCACATGCAGAAATCAAAATCATTGATCAAAAACTGAGCATTCAAGCCAAATCTCTAATGCTCGGTTACTATCCGAATTTGTTAACTGAGCCGAAATTTGATCCTGATGATTTGGGATATTTTGACGATCGACAATTTCTCCATCTCATCGGACGAGACAGCAATAAAATCATTAGCGGTGGCGAAAATATTTTCCCGTCTGAAGTCGAAGCGGCTTTGCGATCGACAAATCTCATTCAAGATGTCCACGTTTTAGGAATTCCTGATCCGATTTGGGGACAAGCTGTGACGGCAATCTTTGTGCCTTGTCAGGAAATCATGATCGACGAAATTAAAATCGAACTGCGATCGCGTCTCGCCGCATTCAAGCATCCCAAGCACTGGATCAAAGTCGAGCAGATTCCGCGAACGGCTCAGGGAAAGATCCAGCTCGATCGCATCCAAGAAATCATCAAATTATTCCAACATCTGTGA
- a CDS encoding o-succinylbenzoic acid (OSB) synthetase (similar to AA sequence:cyanobase_aa:LBDG_47040), which translates to MTFRFEYRVYKRKFRQPLKTHHGIWAIREGILIRLEDEVGRVGFGEIAPLEWFGSESIEAAIELCESAPNTIDLDWIQNVSLPACQFGFETALESPLNPLFETWSFSGLLAKIEDWKLLWNQGYRTLKVKIAVAPIEIEIATLEVLLDQLPEDATVRLDANMGLSETETHQWLEFCDSYNIEFIEQPMGIDQFEAMLRLSQQYRTSIALDESVANLNQLRDCYDRGWRGIFVIKPAIAGSPSRLREFCQQHSIDTVFSTVFETAIGRRMGLQLAAELSQRAVGYGTTHWFEDLNSEDFEELWNSL; encoded by the coding sequence GTGACGTTTCGATTTGAGTATCGCGTTTATAAACGGAAATTTCGGCAACCGCTCAAAACGCATCATGGCATCTGGGCGATACGGGAAGGGATTCTGATTCGATTGGAAGATGAAGTGGGGCGCGTTGGATTTGGAGAAATTGCGCCGTTGGAATGGTTTGGATCGGAGTCGATTGAAGCTGCGATCGAGCTTTGCGAATCGGCTCCGAATACGATCGATCTGGATTGGATTCAGAACGTTTCTTTGCCTGCTTGTCAATTCGGATTTGAGACTGCTCTGGAAAGCCCCCTAAATCCTCTCTTTGAAACTTGGAGTTTCAGTGGATTGTTGGCAAAAATCGAAGATTGGAAATTACTTTGGAATCAAGGGTATCGGACCCTTAAAGTAAAAATTGCAGTAGCACCAATTGAAATCGAAATTGCAACACTAGAAGTATTGCTGGATCAATTACCGGAAGATGCAACTGTGAGACTAGATGCCAATATGGGATTGAGCGAGACTGAAACGCATCAATGGTTAGAGTTTTGTGATTCTTACAACATTGAATTTATAGAACAGCCAATGGGAATCGATCAGTTTGAAGCAATGCTGAGATTGAGCCAGCAGTATCGAACCTCGATCGCATTAGACGAATCGGTTGCGAATCTGAATCAACTTCGGGATTGTTACGATCGAGGTTGGCGCGGCATTTTTGTGATTAAACCTGCGATCGCTGGATCTCCTTCTAGATTGCGTGAATTTTGCCAGCAGCACTCGATCGATACAGTGTTCTCGACTGTTTTTGAAACTGCGATCGGGCGACGAATGGGATTGCAACTTGCAGCGGAATTGAGCCAGAGAGCCGTTGGATATGGCACTACACATTGGTTTGAAGACTTGAACAGCGAAGACTTTGAGGAATTATGGAACAGCCTTTAA
- a CDS encoding 1,4-dihydroxy-2-naphthoate octaprenyltransferase (similar to AA sequence:cyanobase_aa:LBDG_47030) translates to MTPRSIELSKKKLWYAAIKPPMYSVAIMPIWVGSAVAFFETRSLNPVIFFTFLVSAILILAWENLSNDVFDSETGVDVNKANSVVNITGNKSLVFWIANFFLLSGLAGILSIALWQKDFTVIGLILACCAIGYVYQGPPFRLSYQGLGEPLCFVAFGPLAFGAAYYSQTQAWSNTNFLASIGVGVATSLVLFCSHFNQVKDDAAIGKKSPVVRLGAKRSAELLPWICGSFYALTILFVILKVFPFWTLLSLLSLPVAKQLCQTIGSQYDQPHKLLRCRLIAVKLHFWYGLLFGLGFLLP, encoded by the coding sequence ATGACCCCGCGATCGATTGAGCTTTCCAAGAAAAAATTGTGGTACGCCGCAATCAAACCTCCCATGTATAGCGTGGCGATCATGCCAATTTGGGTCGGGTCTGCGGTGGCATTTTTTGAAACTCGATCGCTAAATCCAGTAATTTTTTTCACGTTCCTGGTGTCTGCGATCTTGATTTTGGCTTGGGAAAATCTGAGCAATGATGTGTTCGACTCGGAAACTGGAGTCGATGTGAATAAGGCGAATTCGGTGGTGAATATTACCGGGAATAAGTCGCTGGTGTTTTGGATTGCGAATTTCTTTTTGCTGTCTGGACTGGCGGGAATTTTGTCGATCGCGCTTTGGCAAAAAGATTTCACCGTGATCGGATTGATTTTGGCGTGTTGTGCGATCGGCTATGTTTATCAAGGTCCGCCGTTCCGATTGAGCTACCAAGGATTAGGGGAACCGCTCTGTTTTGTAGCATTTGGACCTTTGGCATTTGGAGCGGCTTACTACAGTCAAACTCAGGCTTGGTCGAATACGAATTTTCTGGCATCGATCGGAGTTGGAGTTGCAACGAGTTTAGTGCTGTTTTGTTCACATTTTAATCAAGTCAAAGATGATGCAGCGATTGGGAAAAAATCCCCGGTTGTACGACTTGGAGCAAAGCGATCGGCTGAATTGCTTCCTTGGATCTGTGGCAGCTTTTATGCGTTGACGATTCTATTTGTGATTCTGAAAGTATTTCCGTTCTGGACACTGTTATCACTTCTGAGTCTTCCAGTGGCAAAACAACTCTGTCAAACAATTGGATCACAGTATGATCAGCCGCATAAACTTTTACGTTGTCGATTGATTGCGGTGAAGTTGCATTTCTGGTACGGGTTGCTATTTGGATTAGGATTTCTCTTACCGTGA
- a CDS encoding FG-GAP repeat protein (similar to AA sequence:cyanobase_aa:LBDG_07530), which translates to MVQDRILTESFRNAEVEQFNWIFGTSRTGALPPILTARGSSAASFRGLPGGGTDTPGNGALRLTNNSEDQGSFVIYDKPLNSASGLSIQFDLYAYNRRPNTTEGADGISFFLIDGSANPTRAGAVGGSLGYSSNTTAGEAGPGIVGGYLGIGFDEFGNFKVNRYGANGTTTRTPQSISVRGREGLDYRLLGTTVLPSGARIDSDNTTRTGSGRRVGVDLSNAGILSVSFDLNGDGTLTADERVIPALNIATENGPLPSTFKFGFAASTGDFTNVHEVNNLQINTFDGAYRPLVEFPTTSRVIKPTGTFDVTASIDAPTTQEVRVPLEFGGTAVRGTDYTIPAFITIAPGQTTGSVTLTGLNTSPTVGDKTIELRIGTPTNADRSPQDSTKTVLLTRMSDNDCFTPDFNGDRRVDIPWRNVNSTETAIWLINGTSAVDGAAPGATGPNWEIVSTRDFNADGKTDLLWRNSVTGDNSLWLMDGKNVLNAQTIAGVADTNWQVIGSRDFNNDGTADIFWRHRVSGDNVVWLMNSFSVIDGRSLGVVPIDWQVSDFADFNNDGKADVAWRNSNSGGSVVWLMNGSTVSEGRVLAPLADPTWEFIAARDTSGDGKADMIWRNRNSGQNVVWLMDGAAVVGGGLLSSSPDLSWQIADVCDFNADGKADLVWRNTVSGQNAIWLLDGATVTTGALIPTVADLNWQIVAARDTNFDDKADLIWRNQAGGGNAIWLVDGTEVTTGAATPNVDSGWQIRIRPKALAL; encoded by the coding sequence ATGGTACAGGATCGGATATTAACTGAATCTTTTAGAAATGCAGAAGTCGAGCAATTCAATTGGATTTTTGGCACCAGTCGAACCGGTGCACTTCCTCCCATTTTGACCGCTCGTGGCAGCAGTGCTGCTTCTTTCCGAGGACTTCCTGGAGGCGGCACAGACACCCCTGGTAATGGTGCACTTCGTCTTACCAACAACAGCGAAGATCAAGGTTCATTTGTCATCTACGACAAACCGCTTAACTCTGCATCTGGACTCTCTATCCAGTTTGACCTCTACGCCTATAATCGCCGCCCTAACACGACAGAAGGAGCCGATGGCATTAGCTTCTTTCTGATTGACGGAAGTGCGAACCCGACCAGGGCTGGAGCCGTTGGAGGCAGTTTGGGATACTCCTCCAATACCACCGCTGGAGAAGCAGGACCCGGAATTGTCGGAGGCTACCTGGGGATCGGATTTGACGAATTCGGTAATTTCAAAGTCAATCGATATGGCGCGAACGGGACGACCACTCGCACCCCCCAATCGATCTCGGTTCGGGGTCGTGAAGGATTAGACTATCGTTTGCTCGGCACAACTGTACTTCCCAGCGGTGCGAGAATCGACTCCGACAACACAACCCGGACAGGTTCCGGTCGGCGGGTTGGAGTTGACCTCTCAAACGCAGGCATCCTCTCAGTGTCCTTCGACCTGAACGGGGATGGAACTCTCACCGCAGATGAGCGCGTCATTCCAGCGTTAAATATCGCGACTGAGAATGGACCCCTGCCCAGCACGTTCAAATTCGGGTTTGCGGCATCGACGGGAGACTTTACCAACGTCCACGAAGTCAATAATCTACAAATCAATACCTTCGATGGTGCATACCGACCGCTGGTGGAATTTCCTACCACTTCTCGCGTGATCAAGCCCACCGGAACGTTTGATGTCACTGCGAGTATTGATGCTCCCACCACTCAAGAAGTGAGAGTTCCGCTGGAATTTGGGGGGACGGCTGTACGCGGAACGGACTATACCATTCCAGCCTTCATCACGATCGCACCCGGACAAACGACAGGCAGCGTGACCCTCACCGGATTGAACACTTCCCCAACCGTAGGCGATAAAACGATCGAACTGCGAATCGGCACCCCCACGAATGCCGATCGTAGTCCTCAAGATTCCACCAAAACAGTCTTGCTCACCCGAATGAGCGACAACGATTGTTTCACGCCTGACTTTAATGGCGATCGACGAGTAGATATTCCCTGGCGCAATGTGAACTCGACCGAGACTGCAATCTGGTTGATCAATGGCACGAGCGCGGTCGATGGGGCGGCTCCTGGAGCGACTGGACCGAACTGGGAAATCGTTTCAACCCGCGACTTTAATGCGGATGGCAAAACCGATCTGCTCTGGCGCAATTCCGTGACCGGAGACAACTCGCTCTGGCTGATGGACGGTAAGAACGTGCTGAACGCCCAAACGATCGCAGGAGTCGCAGATACGAATTGGCAAGTGATTGGCTCCCGCGATTTTAACAATGACGGAACTGCGGATATTTTCTGGCGGCATCGTGTATCTGGTGATAACGTCGTTTGGTTGATGAACAGTTTCAGCGTGATCGATGGTCGATCGTTGGGTGTAGTACCAATCGATTGGCAAGTGTCTGATTTTGCCGACTTTAATAATGACGGTAAAGCGGACGTAGCTTGGCGCAATTCTAACTCTGGTGGATCAGTCGTCTGGTTGATGAATGGATCAACCGTGAGTGAAGGACGGGTACTTGCTCCACTCGCCGATCCAACCTGGGAATTTATCGCTGCACGGGATACTAGCGGAGACGGTAAAGCGGACATGATTTGGCGCAACCGCAACTCCGGGCAGAATGTTGTCTGGCTGATGGATGGTGCTGCTGTTGTGGGCGGTGGATTGCTCTCGTCTTCGCCCGATCTCAGTTGGCAGATTGCCGATGTCTGCGATTTTAATGCGGATGGCAAAGCGGATCTTGTCTGGCGGAACACTGTCTCTGGTCAGAACGCAATTTGGTTGCTGGATGGAGCCACGGTCACAACGGGAGCATTAATTCCCACAGTTGCGGATCTCAACTGGCAAATTGTTGCTGCACGAGACACGAACTTTGATGACAAAGCCGACTTGATTTGGCGCAATCAGGCAGGAGGTGGCAATGCGATCTGGTTAGTCGATGGAACCGAGGTGACGACTGGTGCAGCGACTCCAAACGTAGATTCGGGTTGGCAAATTCGGATTCGTCCGAAGGCGTTGGCGTTGTAG
- a CDS encoding triosephosphate isomerase (similar to AA sequence:cyanobase_aa:LBDG_07540) produces the protein MCIIAPHPTPRTPHLTENPSPSAKLSPQSRRLENAIYPFEAIVRKIIIAGNWKMFKTQSETLEFLQRFKPLLEDTPDDREILLCVPFTDLAVLSKNLHGSRIQVGAQNVHWAESGAFTGEISAPMLTELSVRYVVIGHSERRQFFGETNETVNLRLKAAQKAGLKPILCVGESKQQRDAGETEAVIFEQLEKGLAGIDQDNLVIAYEPIWAIGTGDTCESIEANRVIGLIRSKLTNPSVTIQYGGSVKPENVDEIMAQPEIDGALVGGASLDPKGFARIVNYQ, from the coding sequence GTGTGTATTATTGCCCCGCACCCCACACCCCGCACCCCGCACCTAACCGAAAACCCTTCACCTTCCGCAAAACTGTCCCCGCAAAGCCGTAGACTGGAGAATGCAATTTATCCGTTTGAAGCGATCGTGCGAAAAATTATCATTGCTGGCAATTGGAAAATGTTTAAAACTCAGTCAGAAACCTTAGAGTTTTTGCAGAGATTTAAGCCTTTGTTAGAGGACACACCAGACGATCGGGAAATTCTTTTGTGTGTGCCGTTTACTGATTTGGCAGTGTTGTCGAAGAATTTGCACGGAAGCCGGATTCAGGTCGGGGCGCAGAATGTTCATTGGGCAGAGTCAGGGGCATTTACTGGCGAAATTTCTGCACCGATGCTGACGGAGTTGAGTGTGCGCTATGTGGTGATCGGTCATAGTGAACGTCGCCAGTTTTTTGGTGAGACAAATGAAACCGTCAATCTACGACTGAAAGCGGCTCAGAAAGCAGGATTGAAGCCGATTCTCTGTGTGGGTGAAAGTAAGCAACAGCGGGATGCTGGAGAAACAGAAGCGGTTATTTTTGAACAATTAGAGAAAGGATTGGCGGGCATTGACCAGGACAATTTGGTGATTGCTTATGAGCCGATTTGGGCGATCGGGACGGGCGATACTTGTGAATCGATCGAGGCAAATCGTGTGATCGGTTTGATTCGCAGTAAGTTAACGAATCCGAGTGTCACGATTCAATACGGCGGTTCGGTGAAGCCTGAGAATGTGGACGAAATTATGGCGCAACCGGAAATTGATGGGGCGCTCGTCGGTGGTGCAAGTCTTGATCCGAAAGGGTTTGCGCGGATTGTGAATTATCAGTAG
- a CDS encoding zinc finger SWIM domain-containing protein (similar to AA sequence:cyanobase_aa:LBDG_07520): MSDSYSQPNREWWVQQWIDLLERIGFTQRLARARNYARQGNVLSLDFEGAKVLAKVQGTAPEPYEVTFSLDRFTDEEWGYVIETMAERAIFSAKLLSGEMPQNIQEVFIANGLSLFPYDKSAIHSRCSCPDPANPCKHIGAVYYLLGDRFGEDPFVLFQLRGRTKDEIINALRQIRSSGEESTVVNSAIARPSTPLNPDQFWNYTDQLESTLIVITPPPSSETVLDVLGAIPIKVEPPANQAAMETLKLIYQTVSMEAVKMAMAISG; this comes from the coding sequence ATGAGTGATTCTTATTCTCAACCAAACCGCGAATGGTGGGTACAACAATGGATTGATTTGCTTGAAAGAATTGGATTCACGCAAAGGTTAGCACGAGCGAGAAATTATGCACGTCAGGGAAATGTGCTGAGTCTGGATTTTGAAGGCGCGAAAGTACTGGCAAAAGTGCAAGGGACTGCACCTGAACCGTATGAGGTCACATTTTCGCTCGATCGCTTTACCGATGAAGAATGGGGATACGTGATTGAAACGATGGCAGAACGCGCCATTTTTTCTGCCAAGCTTCTATCAGGAGAAATGCCGCAGAACATTCAAGAGGTCTTTATCGCCAATGGACTGTCTTTGTTTCCCTACGATAAATCTGCGATTCATAGTCGCTGCTCTTGTCCCGATCCAGCAAATCCCTGTAAGCATATTGGAGCCGTTTACTATCTGTTGGGCGATCGATTTGGAGAAGACCCGTTTGTGCTCTTTCAACTGCGTGGACGGACGAAAGACGAAATTATCAATGCACTGAGACAGATTCGGAGTTCGGGAGAAGAGTCAACGGTTGTGAATTCCGCGATCGCTCGTCCCTCGACACCGCTCAATCCGGATCAGTTCTGGAATTATACGGATCAACTTGAATCCACACTGATCGTGATTACACCGCCGCCCAGTAGCGAAACCGTTCTGGATGTACTAGGAGCCATTCCGATCAAAGTCGAACCGCCCGCAAATCAAGCTGCAATGGAAACGCTGAAATTGATTTATCAAACGGTCAGTATGGAAGCCGTCAAAATGGCAATGGCGATCAGTGGATAA